The DNA region CTCTTCGACGCCTTGAAAGAAGGCTATTACGGCAAGTACTGATTCGCGGAGGCAGCGATGAGCGTGAAGATCAGCCAGAAGATCAAGGGCTTCAAGGTGGTCGACGTCGAGGCCGAGCGCGTGCGCCTGGCCGCCGAGGAAGCGGCCGCCGTGGTGCAGATGGACGAGACCCTGCAACGCCCGGAGACCCTGGTCGGCGCCACCTACAAGATCAAGTCGCCGCTGTTCGAGCATGCCCTGTACGTGACCATCAACGACGTCGTGCTCAACCCCGGCACGGCCTACGAGCAGCGCCGGCCCTTCGAGATCTTCATCAACTCCAAGGGCATGGAGCACTTCCAGTGGATCGTCGCCCTCACCCGCATCATGTCGGCGGTGTTCCGCAAGGGCGGCGACTGCACCTTCCTGGTGGAGGAGCTGAAGGCGGTGTTCGACCCGCGCGGCGGCTACCTCAAGCGCGGCGGCATCTACATGCCCTCGCTGGTGGCGGAGATCGGCGCGGTGCTCGAACGCCACCTGATCGCCATCGGCCTGATGGAAGGCCAGCAACTGGACGAGGGGCAGAAGCTCTACCTCGCCGAGAAACGCG from Pseudomonas tohonis includes:
- a CDS encoding NrdJb, whose protein sequence is MSVKISQKIKGFKVVDVEAERVRLAAEEAAAVVQMDETLQRPETLVGATYKIKSPLFEHALYVTINDVVLNPGTAYEQRRPFEIFINSKGMEHFQWIVALTRIMSAVFRKGGDCTFLVEELKAVFDPRGGYLKRGGIYMPSLVAEIGAVLERHLIAIGLMEGQQLDEGQKLYLAEKRAAYEASLGTSTAEPGEGFPPGSQLCGKCNTQAVVQMDGCATCLNCGHSKCG